GAACAGGCTACCGCAGAGCCTGCTCAAGCTACAACTTCAGCCCACCACAGTCCACTTCCCACCAACATACCCCTCAACTCATTCCACGCTGCCCTCCacacccacccctaccctccaGACATGTGCAAGAATCTAGAGCAGTGGAAACCAGTTGGATGAGAGGGCCCCGATGCCCAGTGCCCATGCCAACAACGGCCCCGCCACCAACGCCCAGTGGGTGAGAGAAAGTCGGTGCCCAGCCAAGCCAGAGTCCCCTCCCTGAGTTGAATGTTCCGTATCTACTCAccttccacccacccccacccaaccctgGGCCAGCAATGCCACCACCAAGTCTACCCATTGGTGCCATTAGTGgggtgagtgagagagagagagagagagagagagactgaggcagggcaagagccagaggggagctgggggtagggcaggggtggggtgggcagggttAGAGGAGCTGCAGGCGATTGTCTGGAGACCAGGAAGGCTCCAAGGAATTAGACAGCAGCGGCACCAACGTACACGCTCCAGGATTTAAACCGGGATTTCTTGCGCTTTCGTTTTTGACCCTTTCCCTTTCCTCGAACTGATtttctggaaaatataaaaacagaaacagacaggaagagagcgagagggaagagaagagaggagcgatgaagaagacagaggcaggagcaggggacCCAAGGCTACCCTAGTCACTTCCTGGAGCAGCCTCCAGGTCAGACCTCAGTCACGGGTGAGCAGAGACAGCGCGAACCTTCCTCCTCACTTTGCCCACAGTAGGGTGGTAATCCCAGCCCCAGGCAGGGCTTTGAGTGATTAGCAGAAACTGTGAAAGGCACAGCTTCTTCATGTGGTCCCTGGTCTCAGGCAGGGCTCAAAGCCAGAAGGGAAAGATCTTTGCAACCGTTAGACCCTGAAGGTCAGGAGGCAATAGACCGTCTAAGGCAGACTTTAATGGGAAAGGGGTTAGAAGTGGGCCGTAGTTCAGAATGTCTGCCTGCACTTCCAAGTGTGATGGTAGGAGTCCCTCTGGGGGCTCTGCCTCACAGCATCCTTGGTGAGAAGGGGCAGTTGCTTGAGCGATGGCATGTAAGCCAGGGCAAGAGATGGGCACCAGCCACCCACGCAGCAGTCATCTCGGATGGGCAGTGGGGCTGGCTGTCGTCAGAGCCCAGCACTGATGGCGGGGCCGGGGAAGAGAGACCGTGTAGTAGCTCTTCTTCCTAGAGGCCAAAGCCTGCAGCTAGACTCTCTTCCGAGCTCAGGCGAGCCCTACCACTCTCCCTATGGGCAAAGCAGACATCTAGGGAACAGCTGAGAGGGACAAGCTACAGCCAGCCTCCCTCCAGGGAACCAGCACTCTCTAGGCCTGCCAAGTCCCAGAAGAGATATGGCAGCCTGTCTATCACGGGGAAcgagagacaggaagaagggacCTGGGGAGAAGAAGGCAAGTCTGTCCTGCTTGGGAGAAAACACCGGAAACATAGAAGGAGAAAGCTCTCCACACAGGGCCACTCGCCTGGAgcctgctctgctctctctcacTGATAAACTCCCGGCCCATTGCTCTAGTAGATACAGTAGTGGTGGAACCTGGGGGCTCAGGGAAAGGCGTGAGGATTTTACATCCACCAAGTACGGTAGGGCAGACAGAAAGGGGTacggggtggggttggggaggagggtggggtgcTCTCTCTCAGTCGCTCCTTCACTGCAAGTTCATACCCCAGCAATGTCAGCCACCCTCCCATCCTAAACTGACCTTCCCCGGCCATCAACAGGAAGCCTCAGAAAATGGCCACCGCAACCACTTTTCTTCCCCCACTAAGAGAGAACTGTGTCTGCTACCTGCCACAGCCCTATGGAAAGGCATACACATAACGCCAAGAAATCTCCTGGGACCTAAGAAAACTGGATGGCCACAGTCACCACCCAACAAGGCCCAGGCCACGTCCGTCCCCTGATACACAGAAACTGCCCTGTGGCACCCACTCACTCTCCCTCACTCTGCTGTGGACACTATGTCTATAATACTCTCCACCACCCACCCTGAAACACCGTGTGCTGGCCGGGAGGGACCTGAGCCCTGAAGGACAGCCTCTTCTTCAGGCTGGGCTTTCTTCATCACTCTAGAGCCATAAGCCTAAAGCTGACTCCAGCCCACTTCGGTCACCAtactacccacccacccaatgcCACTGAGGCCATCAGAGCGCCCAAGAGAGGAAGCGGGAAGCCCCGAACCGAGACAATTGAAAAGAAATGCTAGCACGTGGCCACTTACTTTTCTGGCTTTGTTCTATCTTTCTTTGGTCTGCAGTGggtagaaaaaggaggagaaaacaagACACAGAGGAGTTAAGATGATGGTAACAACAATTTGGTAATAATTTTACACGACATTTCTGATTTAGCAATGCTCTCTtaatcttttttgtgtgtgtgtgtaacaacaataGGAGGCCCTATAATGCCATGGAGGGGCACACTGAATTATCGTGCCCCGTATCCCAGAGATGGGGGAACGGCAGCACCCTGGGGTCAAACACCTGAGCTCACACCGCTAGCTAGAAGGTGGACCCGCACGAGCGTGTGTAACACGCTGAGCTCTGCAGCCAGTCATCAGCTGTGTGCCACTTGAGGGTGATGCTCTGGCCTCACCTGCATTCACATCTGCTGTGCTGTAGGAAGCTCATCTCTCCTATGTGCTGGCTTTGGTGAGGTTTGATCCGCATGATCTGTAGAGGGAGCAGGTCACAGTGGTTAGTGACCCAGCCAGCCATACCCCTATGGGACACCCCCGGGGTTCTACTGAGCAGGGGTAGGTGGTGGAGGTAGGGGGACCAGAGCTCTAACAGAAAAGAACCTCAGGTCACCCCAACTCCCCCAACCCTGCTAGCTTCAAGGAGCTCCTGCTCATCTTGAGAGCAGACAGCTGCAAGGGTTGGCCAGGCTGGGAATTCAGGTCCTGGATTCTTAccatccccatcccttcccctcctgcATCCCCTCCCAAGCTTCACCCTGACCCCCTAAATGCTACCTAAGagctacccaccccaccccaccccaccccacccccgttgCTGagctccctcccactctccaccCCGTCTGGGCCCGGATCCACCCACTAGGTAGCAGACTGGCTTTTAACTCTACAGAGACCAGAACCGTCCAGCGTCCCAAATAGAACCCTcaagtgggggttggggagcattTGGGTTCtcccagagaaagagaagaacactTGTCCAAggcagcagcccccccccccgttgaGCCCAGGGAGCAAAGTTCACGAAAGCAGATGGTCAACCGGTGGAGAGCTTCGGCAGGGAAGTACAGAGCGCAGGCAGGCATCTTCTTCCCAAAGGGAGAAAAGACCCCCCCCCTCCGCCACGCCTCATCTTCTCACCCTCAACCCCAATTTAGCTCCTCCTACCAAAAGTTTCCCAGGCAGAGGCCCAGACAACCTTCTAATGCCCCTCCTTGTACCCCCTGTCCTCCTGCCCTCCCGCCCCATCCCCTGTGCCGCAGGTGCCCACCTGCATGGTGATGTTGCTCTCTGACGTGGGCACACACTCCAGGGCTTCGTCGTTACAGCAGCCTGCACAGCGCATCAGCGGCACACAGGACGGCTTGAAGATGTACTCTATCTCGTCGGGATACTCCTGGAAGATGTCCACCAGGGTCTCAATCGGACGGCA
This portion of the Mus pahari chromosome 18, PAHARI_EIJ_v1.1, whole genome shotgun sequence genome encodes:
- the Vegfa gene encoding vascular endothelial growth factor A isoform X1, which codes for MNFLLSWVHWTLALLLYLHHAKWSQAAPTTEGELKAHEVVKFMDVYQRSYCRPIETLVDIFQEYPDEIEYIFKPSCVPLMRCAGCCNDEALECVPTSESNITMQIMRIKPHQSQHIGEMSFLQHSRCECRPKKDRTKPEKKSVRGKGKGQKRKRKKSRFKSWSVHCEPCSERRKHLFVQDPQTCKCSCKNTDSRCKARQLELNERTCRCDKPRR
- the Vegfa gene encoding vascular endothelial growth factor A isoform X3, translating into MDVYQRSYCRPIETLVDIFQEYPDEIEYIFKPSCVPLMRCAGCCNDEALECVPTSESNITMQIMRIKPHQSQHIGEMSFLQHSRCECRPKKDRTKPEKKSVRGKGKGQKRKRKKSRFKSWSVHCEPCSERRKHLFVQDPQTCKCSCKNTDSRCKARQLELNERTCRCDKPRR
- the Vegfa gene encoding vascular endothelial growth factor A isoform X4, whose amino-acid sequence is MNFLLSWVHWTLALLLYLHHAKWSQAAPTTEGELKAHEVVKFMDVYQRSYCRPIETLVDIFQEYPDEIEYIFKPSCVPLMRCAGCCNDEALECVPTSESNITMQIMRIKPHQSQHIGEMSFLQHSRCECRPKKDRTKPEKCDKPRR